Genomic window (Bacillus vallismortis):
TTCCAAGGGAAAACACAAATGGAAGTAGCCGAGGAAATCGGGATTTCCCAAGCGCAGGTGTCCAGGCTTGAAAAAGCGGCTATCAAACAAATGAATAAGAATATCCATCAATAATGTAAAGCCTTTAAAACAATTTTTGTTTTAAAGGCTTTCTATTGATTTCGGACGGTTTACGTTTTGGAAAAAATAAGGTATCCTAGTTCGTGCGAAGTTTTATGAAAATTTAAATAATTATAGAAGGCAGTAAAGAGGAGGACCACGATGATTTTGCAGCTTGACAATGTCTCATTAAAACGAAATGGAAAATGGATACTGAGGGATATCCATTGGAGGGTGGAAGAAAAGGAAAATTGGGTGCTTTACGGACTGAATGGCGCCGGAAAGACCGCACTGTTAAATATGCTTTGCTCATATTATTTCCCAACATCGGGCAAGATGCAGGTGCTTGGCCATGAATTTGGCAAAACAGAGCTTGGGGAGAAGCTCAGACGGAAAATTGGCCTCGTCTCAGCCGCTCTTCAGCAAAAATTTTATCCGGCAGATTCAGCATTTGAAATTGCTTTGAGCGGCGCTTACGCTTCAATTGGATTATATGAAACACCAAGTGCGGAAATCAGGGAAAAAGCGATTGGTTTGTTAGAGGACTTGGGAGCGATTGAATATGCCGACCGCCGCTATGAAACCCTTTCTCAAGGAGAAAAACAAAGAGCCTTGATTGCAAGAGCGCTAATGGCGGATCCGGAGCTGCTGATACTGGACGAACCGGTCACAGGGCTGGATTTTATTGCCCGGGAAAAGCTGTTAGACACGATTACATACATTGCAAACAAAGAAAATGCGCCATCGATCCTTTATGTGACTCATCATGCGGAAGAAATTTTGCCGGTCTTTGACAAAGCCCTTTTGTTAAAACAGGGAGAGGTCTTTAAATCCGGAGAAATAAAAGAAATGCTTACTGATCACATACTCTCGGCTTTTTTTGATACGCCAATCCATGTATTATGGAATCAGGGTCGGCCGTTTTTAACAAGAGCCGAGCCGATAACAAATGCCTGACAAACACATACAGACTCATCCTAGGGGTGCTTTTCGAAGCTGAGAGAGACATTGTCTCAACCCTTTTGACCTGATCTGGATCATGCCAGCGGAGGGAAGCGGTGAAAAAGCGGAGTACATAGGACTCTGTCTGTTTTTATCGAGCCGTTTCATAACATATGAAACGGCTTTTTGATTTTTAAGAAAGG
Coding sequences:
- a CDS encoding ABC transporter ATP-binding protein, with the translated sequence MILQLDNVSLKRNGKWILRDIHWRVEEKENWVLYGLNGAGKTALLNMLCSYYFPTSGKMQVLGHEFGKTELGEKLRRKIGLVSAALQQKFYPADSAFEIALSGAYASIGLYETPSAEIREKAIGLLEDLGAIEYADRRYETLSQGEKQRALIARALMADPELLILDEPVTGLDFIAREKLLDTITYIANKENAPSILYVTHHAEEILPVFDKALLLKQGEVFKSGEIKEMLTDHILSAFFDTPIHVLWNQGRPFLTRAEPITNA